A single genomic interval of Comamonas sp. 26 harbors:
- a CDS encoding tyrosine-protein phosphatase encodes MNANDDLIMATGLEAQAPHFSRPIALEGASNFRDLGGYQGQDGRHLQWRKLYRSAHLAHLTQDDLNQLKALGVSRSADFRGLGESAHLAYNWPQLSRHALTVEPTVVQRAQSMIEKGQDLTAGDTVELMHDTYRSFVNVYGQRFAEFFTLLQSSDAPLVFHCTAGKDRTGWAAALLLTALGVDEEQIMDDYLLTNQLFRRPPASMLGQISEEALDALWRVQPSYLMASVDTVRNQYDSLDSYLTQALGVDRAARERLADLYLSE; translated from the coding sequence ATGAATGCAAACGATGACCTGATCATGGCCACCGGCCTCGAAGCGCAAGCCCCCCACTTCAGCCGCCCCATTGCCCTGGAGGGCGCATCCAACTTTCGCGACCTGGGTGGCTACCAGGGCCAGGATGGTCGCCACTTGCAGTGGCGCAAGTTGTACCGCTCGGCCCATCTGGCCCATCTGACACAAGATGACCTGAACCAGCTCAAAGCCCTGGGCGTGAGCCGCAGCGCAGACTTTCGCGGCCTGGGGGAAAGCGCACATCTGGCCTACAACTGGCCCCAGCTCAGCCGCCATGCGTTGACCGTGGAGCCCACCGTGGTGCAGCGCGCCCAATCCATGATTGAAAAAGGCCAGGACCTGACGGCAGGCGACACCGTGGAGCTGATGCATGACACCTACCGCAGCTTTGTGAATGTCTATGGCCAGCGCTTTGCCGAGTTCTTCACTCTGCTGCAAAGCAGCGATGCGCCGCTGGTCTTTCACTGCACCGCCGGCAAGGACCGTACCGGCTGGGCCGCCGCCCTGCTGCTCACAGCCCTTGGCGTGGACGAGGAGCAGATCATGGATGACTACCTGCTGACCAATCAGCTCTTTCGCCGCCCCCCAGCCTCCATGCTGGGCCAGATATCCGAAGAGGCGCTGGATGCACTGTGGCGCGTACAGCCTTCCTATTTGATGGCGTCGGTCGATACCGTTCGCAACCAGTACGACAGCCTGGACAGCTATCTGACCCAGGCTCTGGGTGTGGACCGCGCGGCCCGGGAGCGGTTGGCCGATCTTTACCTCTCCGAGTAA
- a CDS encoding biotin--[acetyl-CoA-carboxylase] ligase — MTQPIHWNAEALWEAIAPQLPGFTVEVLPSIDSSNTELMRRARDGLTDPALLIAEQQTQGRGRLGRNWVSGVGDSLMFSLGLPLAPKDWSGLSLAVGVSVAESLQPRLPAAGRAPKIGIKWPNDLWLEGDRKLAGILIETASFVGTHQHDMSAPRYVVIGIGINVRSRPGDGMRTAPACLQELDMALDAPTALACILPALVAEVQAFAQHGFAPLLRRFAQRDLLAGREVNLSDGTSGMAEGVAADGGFMVRTATGLQAVTSSEISVRPASSPLQN; from the coding sequence ATGACTCAGCCGATTCACTGGAATGCCGAAGCTTTGTGGGAAGCGATTGCACCGCAGTTACCGGGCTTTACGGTCGAGGTGCTGCCCAGCATCGATTCCTCCAACACTGAACTCATGCGCCGTGCGCGTGATGGATTGACCGATCCGGCACTCCTGATTGCAGAGCAGCAAACGCAAGGCCGTGGACGGCTGGGGCGCAATTGGGTCAGTGGCGTGGGCGATTCGCTGATGTTCTCTCTGGGTTTGCCGCTGGCACCCAAGGATTGGTCGGGCCTGTCGCTGGCTGTGGGTGTGAGCGTGGCCGAGAGCCTGCAGCCCCGCCTGCCCGCAGCAGGGCGTGCGCCCAAGATCGGCATCAAATGGCCTAACGATCTGTGGTTGGAAGGCGACCGCAAGCTGGCCGGCATTCTGATCGAGACCGCCAGTTTTGTCGGCACCCACCAGCACGATATGAGTGCGCCGCGCTATGTGGTGATTGGCATTGGCATCAATGTGCGCTCGCGCCCCGGCGACGGCATGCGCACGGCCCCGGCTTGTTTGCAGGAGCTGGATATGGCGCTGGACGCCCCCACAGCACTGGCCTGCATACTGCCGGCGCTGGTGGCTGAGGTGCAGGCCTTTGCCCAGCACGGCTTTGCGCCCTTGCTGCGCCGCTTTGCCCAGCGCGACCTGCTGGCAGGCCGAGAGGTGAATCTGAGCGACGGCACCAGCGGCATGGCCGAAGGTGTGGCGGCGGATGGCGGCTTCATGGTGCGCACAGCCACGGGCCTGCAGGCGGTGACCAGTTCTGAAATCAGCGTGCGCCCGGCTAGCAGTCCGCTGCAAAATTAA
- a CDS encoding lipocalin-like domain-containing protein — protein MMIQTWKTGLGSWPSRALLSLMASGLISAQAQPQKVAQGRQAAAAGSAAALVGSWKLLSVETRMTDGSSHATFGQNPEGYLIYGSDGMMSVNMQWAGRKPFASGIAREASQEEKASVSDLFSGYAGRYEVQEADSTVIHHIEVSSFPNWNGVQQPRIYQIDGDQLTLYNKLPIANSISYLIWRRVK, from the coding sequence ATGATGATTCAGACATGGAAAACAGGGCTGGGCAGCTGGCCATCAAGGGCGTTGCTCAGTCTTATGGCGAGTGGCCTGATATCAGCGCAAGCGCAGCCGCAGAAAGTGGCTCAGGGCCGTCAGGCTGCGGCTGCAGGCAGTGCTGCTGCGCTGGTGGGTTCCTGGAAGTTGCTCTCTGTCGAAACCCGAATGACCGATGGCAGCAGCCATGCGACGTTTGGTCAGAACCCCGAGGGTTATCTGATCTACGGCAGCGACGGGATGATGAGCGTGAACATGCAATGGGCGGGTCGCAAGCCTTTTGCGTCGGGCATTGCCAGAGAGGCCAGTCAGGAAGAAAAAGCCTCGGTCTCTGATCTTTTTTCCGGCTACGCAGGGCGTTACGAAGTGCAGGAGGCAGACAGCACGGTGATCCATCACATCGAGGTCTCCTCTTTTCCCAACTGGAATGGCGTGCAGCAGCCGCGTATTTACCAGATCGATGGTGACCAGCTGACCTTGTACAACAAGCTACCCATTGCGAACAGCATTTCCTATCTGATCTGGAGGCGCGTGAAATGA
- a CDS encoding NAD(P)/FAD-dependent oxidoreductase: protein MTGTEKHNRQLRVVIIGAGMSGILAAIKLRQSGYQHVAIYEKAGRIGGTWRDNSYPGLSCDVPAHAYTYSFAPNAEWSRHMAPGPEIQAYFEHMVKQHDLASCIHFNKEVTACEWLGDAWRLGTRDCGFEEADVVIAAAGVLHHPKYPQLQGLQKFEGDCFHSARWDHGAALDGKRIGVIGNGSTGAQLISALAGRAAKLTHFQRTAQWILPVENPAFTEAQKQALRDDPELLKQAQASESYLAIVDHFTRAVIDANSPELAHLQAAVEENLERSITDPVLREKLRPQYRAACKRLIVSPDYYQAIQHPQVALVNDGIECVEFCGIRTRDGVLHELDVLVLATGFHADRFVRDMNVVGSNGRVLNEVWAERSFAYLAMSVPGFPNFFMLNGPSGPVGNFSLIDVAEAQWNYIAQLLEPLREGRYQQISVGQTAMDDYEVSRIEAARNTVWASGCSSWYLDAQGIPATWPWSYAHFREVMTTPDFAHFDCA, encoded by the coding sequence ATGACAGGGACGGAGAAACACAACCGCCAACTGCGCGTAGTCATCATCGGTGCTGGCATGTCTGGAATTCTGGCGGCCATCAAGCTGCGCCAATCGGGCTACCAACATGTAGCCATCTATGAAAAAGCGGGCCGCATAGGCGGTACCTGGCGTGACAACAGCTATCCGGGGCTTAGCTGTGATGTGCCGGCACACGCCTACACCTACTCGTTTGCACCCAATGCGGAATGGAGCCGGCATATGGCCCCCGGCCCGGAAATTCAGGCCTATTTCGAGCACATGGTGAAGCAGCACGATCTTGCCTCCTGCATTCACTTCAACAAGGAAGTGACGGCCTGTGAATGGCTGGGTGATGCATGGCGGCTGGGCACGCGTGATTGTGGGTTTGAAGAGGCCGATGTGGTCATTGCGGCTGCTGGTGTGCTGCACCACCCCAAGTACCCGCAGCTGCAGGGGCTGCAGAAGTTTGAGGGTGACTGCTTTCACAGCGCGCGCTGGGACCACGGTGCGGCGCTGGATGGCAAGCGCATAGGCGTGATTGGCAATGGCTCGACGGGGGCTCAGCTGATCTCGGCGCTGGCCGGGCGTGCGGCCAAGCTCACCCACTTTCAGCGCACTGCGCAGTGGATTCTTCCGGTGGAAAACCCTGCTTTCACGGAAGCGCAGAAACAGGCGTTGCGGGATGATCCAGAGCTGCTCAAACAAGCCCAGGCCAGCGAGTCTTACCTGGCGATCGTGGATCATTTCACGCGGGCGGTGATTGATGCCAACTCCCCCGAGCTGGCCCATCTGCAGGCGGCCGTGGAAGAGAACCTGGAGCGCAGCATCACAGACCCCGTGCTGCGTGAAAAGCTCAGACCCCAGTACCGCGCGGCCTGCAAGCGGCTGATTGTTTCGCCGGACTACTACCAGGCCATACAGCACCCACAGGTGGCCTTGGTCAACGATGGCATCGAGTGCGTGGAGTTCTGTGGTATTCGCACCCGCGACGGTGTGCTGCATGAACTGGATGTGCTGGTGCTGGCCACAGGCTTTCACGCAGATCGATTTGTGCGTGATATGAATGTGGTGGGCAGCAATGGCCGGGTGCTCAACGAGGTATGGGCTGAGCGGTCTTTTGCCTATCTGGCCATGTCGGTTCCCGGTTTCCCGAACTTCTTCATGCTCAACGGCCCTTCCGGGCCGGTCGGAAATTTCTCGCTCATTGATGTGGCCGAAGCACAGTGGAACTACATCGCCCAGCTGCTGGAGCCATTGCGAGAGGGGCGCTATCAGCAAATCAGCGTCGGGCAGACTGCCATGGATGACTACGAGGTCTCGCGCATAGAGGCCGCCAGAAACACGGTCTGGGCATCGGGCTGCAGCAGCTGGTATCTGGATGCCCAGGGTATTCCTGCCACCTGGCCCTGGAGTTATGCGCATTTCCGCGAAGTCATGACCACCCCAGACTTTGCGCATTTCGACTGCGCATGA
- a CDS encoding LuxR C-terminal-related transcriptional regulator yields MLPHLQQALRSYQALVLAQLQGLQWTGGGLQSLLLDGQGYLLPLAQNLKVLARMPFIKTHESRISVQEVDANSQLQMLIAQGLKALSLSKNQPRTLGHIGLGAGARDGRSIAVQLLPEMPLLKTASPKIRLLIGAGGQADGGSSTAIAQVFGLSAAEAELALLLVYGHSLRSAAEVLGVSEHTVRTQTKKIYARTGCSGQVQLVRNILGSSAFTN; encoded by the coding sequence ATGCTGCCGCATCTGCAGCAGGCGTTGCGCAGTTATCAGGCGCTGGTTCTGGCGCAGCTGCAGGGCCTGCAATGGACGGGAGGCGGCTTGCAAAGTCTGCTGTTGGATGGCCAGGGCTATCTGCTGCCCCTGGCGCAGAACCTGAAAGTGCTGGCGCGCATGCCTTTCATCAAAACCCATGAGAGTCGAATTTCTGTGCAGGAAGTGGACGCTAACAGTCAGTTGCAAATGTTGATCGCACAGGGCCTGAAGGCTTTGTCGCTTTCCAAAAACCAGCCACGCACGCTGGGGCATATTGGCCTAGGAGCAGGTGCGCGAGATGGTCGCAGCATCGCGGTGCAGTTGTTGCCGGAGATGCCATTGCTCAAAACGGCGTCGCCCAAAATCAGGTTGCTGATCGGTGCGGGAGGTCAGGCTGACGGCGGCTCTTCGACTGCCATTGCGCAGGTCTTTGGGCTTTCTGCTGCTGAGGCTGAGCTGGCCTTGCTGCTGGTCTATGGCCACAGCCTGCGTTCAGCGGCGGAGGTGCTGGGTGTCAGCGAGCACACTGTGCGTACGCAGACCAAAAAAATCTATGCCCGCACCGGCTGTTCTGGGCAGGTGCAACTGGTGCGCAACATACTCGGCAGTAGCGCTTTCACGAACTGA
- a CDS encoding SET domain-containing protein, which produces MPRTSLAPSTGRRIQARRSGVHGKGVFAVQDIAEGETIIEYVGEVIDWQQAQDRHPHDPSQPNHTFYFQVDDERVIDATHKGNSARWINHSCAPNCYTDEMDGRVYIVALRNITVGEELNYDYGLMVEERYTAKLKAEYACYCGAADCRGTMLAPKRGWRPPMPEGK; this is translated from the coding sequence ATGCCCCGCACATCCTTGGCACCATCAACAGGCCGCCGTATACAGGCCAGACGCTCCGGCGTGCACGGCAAAGGCGTTTTCGCCGTGCAGGATATTGCGGAGGGCGAAACCATTATTGAGTATGTGGGAGAGGTCATTGACTGGCAGCAGGCCCAGGACCGCCACCCGCATGACCCCAGCCAGCCCAATCACACCTTTTATTTTCAGGTCGATGATGAACGTGTGATTGACGCCACGCACAAGGGCAATTCCGCACGCTGGATCAACCACAGCTGCGCGCCCAATTGCTATACCGACGAGATGGATGGCCGTGTCTACATCGTGGCGCTGCGCAATATTACGGTGGGCGAGGAGCTGAACTACGACTACGGCCTGATGGTGGAAGAGCGTTACACCGCCAAGCTCAAGGCCGAATACGCCTGCTATTGCGGTGCAGCCGACTGCCGGGGCACCATGCTGGCCCCCAAGCGGGGCTGGAGACCGCCGATGCCGGAGGGGAAGTAA
- a CDS encoding DNA topoisomerase III, with amino-acid sequence MNKTLVIAEKPSVAQDIVRALTPVAGKFEKHDDYFESDNYVVTSAVGHLVEIQAPEEFDVKRGKWSFANLPVIPPRFDLKPVDKTKTRLNAVVKQAKRKDVTQLINACDAGREGELIFRLIEQYAGGAKGSLGKPVQRLWLQSMTPQAIRDGFNNLRSDAQMQGLASAARSRSEADWLVGINGTRAMTAFNSRDGGFFLTTVGRVQTPTLSLVVEREEKIRKFVSRDYWEVHGTFNAQAGSYLGKWFNPQWKKSDDAESRADRLWNKAEADAISAAVQGKPATVTEESKPTSQASPLLFDLTSLQREANGKFGFSAKTTLALAQSLYERHKALTYPRTDSRALPEDYLPVAKQTFDMLATSGMRHLAPFAQQAINDNYIRPTKRVFDNSKVSDHFAIIPTLQAPSGLSEAEQKLYDLVVRRFMAVFFPSAEYQVTTRISKVQQHSFKTEGKVLVKPGWLAIYGKEAAAEVEDAKEGDKGQPLVAVQPGEQPRTDHADVKALKTKPPARYSEATLLGAMESAGKQIDDEELRSAMQEKGLGTPATRASIIEGLITEKYMLREGREMIPTAKAFQLMTLLRGLEVEELCRADLTGEWEYKLSQMEKGELSREAFMQQIKAMTEKLVKKAKEYDRDTIPGDYATLATPCPNCGGVVKENYRRYACTGATGASEGCGFSFTKSPAGRTFETAEAEQLLRERRIGPLEGFRSKAGWPFTAEVAIVHDEEAKNYKLEFDFGDDKDSEDTGEIVDFASQQSLGPCPKCGSPVFEHGANYVCSKAVPTLDQATPSCDFKSGQIILQQPIEREQMTKLLQTGKTDLLEKFVSNRTRRNFKAFLAWDGAAGKVNFEFEQRESKYPARKTAGATATKTTAAAAKKTGAAAKKVATKTATKTAAAKTPAVKKPRTVSATLQPSADLAAVIGDAATSRPEVIKKLWDYIKANSLQDAKDKRVINADAKLKPVFGKDQVNMFELAGIVGKHVS; translated from the coding sequence ATGAATAAAACCCTGGTGATTGCAGAAAAGCCTTCTGTCGCACAGGACATCGTCCGTGCGCTGACCCCTGTGGCAGGCAAGTTCGAGAAACACGATGACTATTTCGAATCCGACAACTATGTGGTGACCAGCGCGGTCGGCCACCTGGTTGAGATTCAGGCGCCCGAGGAATTTGACGTCAAGCGCGGCAAATGGAGTTTTGCCAATCTGCCGGTCATTCCCCCGCGCTTTGACTTGAAGCCTGTGGACAAGACCAAGACCCGCCTGAACGCCGTGGTCAAGCAGGCCAAGCGCAAAGACGTCACCCAGCTCATCAACGCCTGTGACGCGGGCCGCGAAGGTGAGCTGATCTTCCGCCTGATCGAGCAATACGCCGGTGGTGCCAAAGGCAGCCTGGGCAAGCCCGTACAGCGCCTGTGGCTGCAGTCGATGACGCCTCAAGCCATTCGTGACGGCTTCAACAACCTGCGCAGCGATGCACAGATGCAGGGCCTGGCCAGCGCCGCGCGCAGCCGCTCTGAAGCCGACTGGCTGGTGGGCATCAATGGCACGCGTGCCATGACGGCCTTCAACTCGCGTGATGGCGGCTTCTTCCTGACCACCGTGGGTCGCGTGCAGACGCCAACGCTGTCGCTGGTTGTGGAGCGCGAAGAAAAAATCCGCAAGTTCGTCAGCCGCGACTATTGGGAAGTGCACGGCACGTTCAACGCGCAGGCCGGCTCCTACCTGGGCAAGTGGTTCAACCCGCAGTGGAAGAAGAGCGACGACGCTGAAAGCCGTGCCGACCGCCTGTGGAACAAGGCCGAGGCCGATGCCATCTCCGCCGCCGTGCAGGGCAAGCCCGCAACAGTGACAGAAGAAAGCAAGCCCACATCGCAAGCCTCGCCTCTGCTGTTCGACCTGACCAGCCTGCAGCGCGAGGCCAACGGCAAGTTCGGCTTCTCGGCCAAGACCACGCTAGCACTGGCCCAGAGCCTGTATGAGCGCCACAAGGCCCTGACCTACCCACGTACCGATTCGCGCGCCCTGCCCGAAGACTATCTGCCGGTCGCAAAGCAGACCTTCGACATGCTGGCTACCAGCGGCATGCGCCATCTGGCTCCGTTTGCCCAGCAGGCCATCAACGACAACTACATCCGCCCTACCAAGCGCGTGTTTGACAACAGCAAGGTGTCGGATCACTTTGCCATCATCCCCACGCTACAAGCTCCCTCGGGCCTGTCTGAGGCCGAACAGAAGCTGTACGACCTGGTCGTGCGCCGCTTCATGGCCGTGTTCTTCCCCAGCGCTGAATACCAGGTCACCACCCGCATCAGCAAGGTGCAGCAGCACTCCTTCAAGACCGAAGGCAAAGTGCTGGTCAAGCCGGGCTGGCTGGCCATTTACGGCAAGGAAGCCGCAGCTGAAGTCGAAGACGCAAAGGAAGGCGACAAGGGCCAGCCCCTGGTGGCCGTGCAACCGGGCGAACAGCCCCGCACCGACCACGCCGATGTGAAGGCCCTGAAGACCAAGCCCCCTGCCCGCTACTCTGAAGCGACTCTGCTGGGTGCCATGGAAAGCGCCGGCAAGCAGATCGACGACGAAGAGCTGCGCAGCGCCATGCAAGAAAAGGGTCTGGGTACGCCAGCCACGCGCGCATCCATCATCGAAGGCCTGATTACTGAAAAGTACATGCTGCGCGAAGGTCGCGAGATGATCCCCACGGCCAAGGCCTTCCAGCTGATGACACTGCTGCGCGGCCTGGAAGTGGAAGAGCTGTGCCGCGCCGACCTGACCGGCGAGTGGGAATACAAGCTGTCGCAGATGGAAAAGGGCGAGCTGTCGCGTGAAGCCTTCATGCAGCAGATCAAGGCCATGACCGAGAAACTGGTCAAAAAGGCCAAGGAATACGACCGCGACACCATCCCCGGTGACTACGCCACGCTGGCCACGCCCTGCCCCAACTGCGGCGGCGTGGTCAAGGAAAACTACCGCCGCTACGCCTGCACGGGTGCCACAGGTGCCAGCGAGGGCTGCGGCTTCTCGTTCACCAAGTCGCCTGCGGGCCGTACGTTTGAAACCGCCGAGGCAGAGCAACTGCTGCGCGAGCGCCGCATCGGCCCGCTGGAAGGCTTCCGCTCCAAGGCGGGCTGGCCCTTCACGGCAGAAGTGGCCATCGTGCACGACGAAGAAGCCAAGAACTACAAGCTGGAATTCGACTTCGGCGACGACAAGGACTCCGAGGACACCGGCGAGATCGTGGACTTTGCCAGCCAGCAGTCCCTGGGCCCCTGCCCCAAGTGCGGCTCGCCCGTGTTTGAGCATGGCGCCAACTACGTCTGCTCCAAGGCCGTGCCTACGCTGGATCAGGCCACGCCTAGCTGTGACTTCAAGAGCGGCCAGATCATCCTGCAGCAGCCCATTGAGCGCGAGCAGATGACCAAGCTGCTGCAGACCGGCAAGACCGATCTGCTGGAGAAATTTGTCTCCAACCGCACACGCCGCAACTTCAAGGCCTTCCTGGCCTGGGATGGTGCTGCTGGCAAGGTGAACTTCGAGTTCGAGCAGCGCGAGAGCAAGTACCCTGCACGCAAGACGGCTGGTGCAACTGCTACAAAAACAACAGCTGCGGCCGCAAAGAAGACGGGCGCTGCAGCCAAAAAAGTCGCGACAAAAACCGCCACTAAAACGGCGGCAGCCAAGACCCCTGCGGTCAAAAAGCCCCGCACCGTCAGCGCCACGCTGCAGCCCAGCGCTGACCTGGCAGCCGTGATTGGCGATGCAGCCACTTCGCGCCCCGAAGTCATCAAAAAGCTGTGGGATTACATCAAGGCCAACAGCCTGCAAGACGCCAAGGACAAGCGCGTCATCAATGCCGACGCCAAGCTCAAGCCGGTGTTTGGCAAGGATCAGGTCAATATGTTTGAGCTGGCTGGCATCGTGGGCAAGCACGTGAGCTGA